The Aquila chrysaetos chrysaetos chromosome 16, bAquChr1.4, whole genome shotgun sequence genome has a segment encoding these proteins:
- the ZBTB8A gene encoding zinc finger and BTB domain-containing protein 8A isoform X3 — MEISSHQFHLLQQLNEQRRQDLFCDCNILVEGKVFKAHRNVLFASSGYFKMLLSQSSKEASQPTTATFQAFSPDTFTVILDFVYSGKLSLTGQNVIEVMSAASYLQMTDVISVCKTFIKSSLDISEKEKDRYFSLSDKDVNSNGVDRSCLYSAGWRGESSPPHSHLSPDQGTCMMGGNAWSNFSYYPTSQRNAQQQLSKHEQRQDSIKKSRHLGLQQPSDIPHYKSSKLEDRAAEPAGHIAQSEEQVQIETEVESPHVGYQYGQGSDVMPRSLAVSQQEHESPRSSSKSKSSKADEQYASMPSILGVMGSWAEDDLPRMRFKCPFCTHVVKRKADLKRHLRCHTGERPYPCEACGKRFSRLDHLSSHFRTIHQACKPICRKCKRHVTELTGQVVQEGTRRYRLCNECLAEAGIDSIRIDLEAEAPLEFPQDGDKDSRWHYGEDNRSDVEIVEDGSTDLVIQQVDDSEDEVDEKEVKPNIR, encoded by the exons ATGGAGATTTCTTCTCACCAGTTTCACCTCTTGCAGCAACTAAATGAGCAGCGCAGGCAAGACTTATTCTGTGACTGCAATATCCTGGTGGAGGGCAAGGTCTTTAAAGCACATCGCAATGTGCTGTTTGCCAGCAGCGGCTATTTCAAAATGCTCCTTTCGCAGAGCTCGAAGGAGGCGAGTCAGCCGACGACAGCTACTTTCCAGGCATTTTCTCCTGACACATTTACAGTTATTCTAGATTTTGTGTATTCGGGCAAACTGTCTCTCACTGGTCAGAATGTCATCGAAGTCATGTCAGCTGCTAGCTATCTGCAGATGACCGATGTTATCAGTGTGTGTAAAACGTTCATTAAGTCATCGCTGGACATCAGTGAGAAGGAGAAGGATCGCTACTTCAGTCTGTCAGACAAAGATGTAAATTCAAATGGCGTGGACCGATCCTGCTTGTACAGCgcaggctggaggggagaaAGCAGCCCCCCGCATTCGCACTTAAGTCCAGACCAAGGGACATGTATGATGGGTGGAAACGCTTGGAGCAATTTCAGCTACTATCCGACTTCTCAAAGAaatgcccagcagcagctgtccAAACACGAGCAACGGCAGGATTCCATAAAGAAATCCCGGCACCTGGGACTGCAGCAACCTTCTGACATTCCTCACTATAAATCAAGCAAACTGGAGGACAGGGCTGCCGAGCCCGCTGGCCATATTGCTCAGTCTGAGGAGCAAGTTCAGATTGAAACAGAAGTTGAATCCCCTCACGTGGGATACCAGTACGGCCAAGGGTCTGACGTGATGCCGAGGAGCTTGGCTGTGTCACAGCAGGAGCATGAATCACCCCGTTCTTCTAGTAAATCGAAGTCTTCAAAAGCAGATGAGCAGTACGCGAGCATGCCCTCGATTCTAGGTGTCATGGGAAGCTGGGCTGAAG ATGATCTGCCCAGGATGAGGTTCAAGTGCCCATTCTGCACTCATGtggtgaaaagaaaagcagacctAAAGCGTCACCTTCGCTGTCATACAGGAGAGCGCCCTTACCCTTGTGAGGCATGTGGGAAAAGATTTAGCAGGCTAGATCACCTAAGTAGCCATTTTCGAACA ATTCATCAGGCTTGTAAGCCTATCTGCAGAAAGTGTAAACGCCATGTGACTGAGCTAACAGGACAAGTGGTCCAAGAGGGGACACGACGTTACAGACTCTGTAATGAGTGTTTGGCCGAAGCTGGCATAGACAGTATTCGCATTGATTTGGAGGCTGAAGCACCCCTTGAATTTCCACAAGATGGGGATAAGGATTCCAGGTGGCACTATGGGGAAGACAACAGATCCGATGTGGAGATTGTGGAGGATGGGTCAACCGACTTGGTCATTCAGCAAGTTGATGACAGTGAGGATGAAGTAGATGAAAAGGAAGTGAAACCAAATATTAGGTAG